A stretch of DNA from Thermoplasmata archaeon:
CATCTTCAGTAGGATAGCCAACAATTATGTCTGTAGAGAGCGTAAACTTCCTAAACCTTTTCCTAAACTGGTTCACAATGTTTATGAAATCCGCTATTGTGTGGTTGCGGTGCATCTGAACAAGAATTCTATCCGAACCAGATTGCACAGGCAGATGCAGGAACTTAAAAACCTTCTTGTGGGTATAGGCGTTTATGAGCGCAGGAAGGATTGGAATCACATTTTTTGGATGCATCATTCCAATTCTGATTCTGAAGTTGCCTCTCACACGCACGATTTCATTTATGCATGATGCTAGGTCTGTACCAATGTCGGCACCATATGCCGCAGTGTCCTGGGCTGTCAGCCGCAGTTCTTTCGCACCCTTTCTCACACAATCGAAAACTTCCCTTCGCAGTTCCTCTACATTAACGCTCCTCAATCTTCCCCTTGCGATTCTGGTGATACAGTAGCTGCAATTTCCAGTGCACCCGTTTGCAATCGGAATTGCCGCCACAACATCGTTCACAATTGGCTCAAGTGAAATTTCCCGATTAGAAATACCCAAAACCCTCAGAACATCAGCGTATTTGCCAGGGGGCAATAAAATGGCGTTTGGAGCATAGTGTTTCAAAATTTCTGGCTGTGCAGAAGCCATACAACCAGTTATAACTAGAATCTTGCCATAGTTCAGCAACGATTTAATCCTGGAAATCATGTGCCGTTCCGTGGTCTCAATTACTGTGCAAGTGCCAAGAATTATGATATGTGCAATTTCTGGTTTGTTCACCCTCTCCATCCCGTTTGCAAGCAGGCCCCCAACTAGTGCCTCGTTTTCTGCGGTGTTGAGCGTGCAACCATAACATTCAAGATACACCTTCATTCGGAAAATAAGAGGACTGTGCTTATATAAAGATTGGGCTTTGGTCTCCGTGGCGATGGAATAAATTAGAAAAGAGGACCTGGCATGTCTTAATAAAAACTACAGAAACCATTTTATCTGTCTACCTATTGGGGTTTTGAGGTGAAATTATGGATGTTCCAAAAATAATTCAAGTTCCGCCTGGAAAAAAGGCAAAGAAGATTGTGGAAGAGGATACAAAGTATCTCGCTACTAGCACAAAAACCTCTCCAGTAGTTGCAGCAAAGGCAAAGAATGCAATTCTCGAAGATGTAGATGGTAATGTTTACATTGATTTCAGTGCAGGTATTGGCGTCCTCAATCTCGGACATTGTCATCCGGCAATTGTAGAAGCTATCAAAACCCAATCAGAAAAATTGATGCATTTTGCAGGGACTGATTTCTACTACGAGATTCAGGTTGAACTCGCAAAAAAACTCTGCGAAATTACACCTGGCAAATTTGCAAAGAAGGTGTTTTACACAAATAGCGGTGCAGAGAGCAACGAAGCCGCAATCAAACTTGCAAGATGGAGTACACAGCGAAAGCAATTTATGGC
This window harbors:
- a CDS encoding tRNA (N(6)-L-threonylcarbamoyladenosine(37)-C(2))-methylthiotransferase; this translates as MKVYLECYGCTLNTAENEALVGGLLANGMERVNKPEIAHIIILGTCTVIETTERHMISRIKSLLNYGKILVITGCMASAQPEILKHYAPNAILLPPGKYADVLRVLGISNREISLEPIVNDVVAAIPIANGCTGNCSYCITRIARGRLRSVNVEELRREVFDCVRKGAKELRLTAQDTAAYGADIGTDLASCINEIVRVRGNFRIRIGMMHPKNVIPILPALINAYTHKKVFKFLHLPVQSGSDRILVQMHRNHTIADFINIVNQFRKRFRKFTLSTDIIVGYPTEDEDDFEASLRLIEHVKPDIVNVTRFSARPKTSASKLKPITERIVKERSRRLVELRFQISRKNLEQRIGSAEQVLVCERGKGNTVIARTIDYKPVIIEQEVGLGSYVDVKIVGATDIYLLGKLL